From a single Lolium rigidum isolate FL_2022 chromosome 7, APGP_CSIRO_Lrig_0.1, whole genome shotgun sequence genomic region:
- the LOC124676199 gene encoding COP9 signalosome complex subunit 8-like: MDLSTVNAALAAKSYPDLAPICDDLFLQVASQGAATDGWPYAVHLLAHLYLNDLNSARFLWKTVPQEVKDAHPELAAVWKIGQCLWNRDYAGVYTSAQGFEWGPEIADFVAAFVESYRKRIFELLTSAYSTISVADVAHFMGMSEEDATNYAVQNGWSLDAAAKMLTVTKQKPQTNQKLDASKLQRLTECVFHLEH; the protein is encoded by the exons ATGGATCTCTCCACCGTGAACGCGGCGCTCGCCGCCAAGTCCTACCCCGACCTCGCCCCCATCTGCGACGACCTCTTCCTCCAG GTCGCGTCCCAGGGCGCCGCCACCGACGGCTGGCCCTACGCCGTCCACCTACTCGCCCACCTCTACCTCAACGACCT GAACAGCGCGAGGTTTCTGTGGAAGACGGTGCCCCAGGAGGTGAAGGACGCGCATCCGGAGCTTGCCGCCGTCTGGAAGATTGGCCAGTGCCTCTGGAACCGCGACTACGCCGGCGTCTACACGAGCGCACAGGGGTTTGAGTGGGGCCCTGAGATCGCTGATTTTGTGGCCGCCTTCGTAG AAAGCTACAGAAAGAGGATATTCGAGCTGTTGACTTCTGCATATTCCACAATCAGCGTTGCAGATGTGGCTCACTTCATGGGGATGAGCGAGGAGGATGCTACTAACT ATGCCGTGCAAAATGGTTGGAGTCTGGATGCGGCAGCCAAGATGCTTACCGTCACAAAACAAAAGCCGCAGACGAACCAGAAGCTCGATGCAAGCAAACTGCAGCGTTTAACTGAGTGTGTTTTCCACCTGGAGCACTGA